One Thermoplasmata archaeon genomic region harbors:
- a CDS encoding AAA family ATPase has product MAKQKHVETWEDVQGMKSTAEILLPKDPLDRVLGQEEAIELAKIAAKQRRHLLLVGPPGTGKSMIARALSMNLPAPTQEVRVVKNPENPERPLLSVLSAEEVLKEEDMKSASIGILLTPEQAPPSVAEHLGYRCKFCGGYSLPTDLSCPHCNQTKLDATANKSNPFQDLLSNLGGMLDMPMPEITAGKEKVTTRGRNDEQVIFERAGDKVRMLDKDAIEKRAELRTTSNEKVLVKLRRNPFVLATGASETELLGDVRHDPYGGHEKLGSPAYERIVAGSIHEAHEGVLFIDEISHLKDLQRYILTAMQDKVFPITGRNPQSAGASVKVDSVPCDFILVAACNIQDLENILSPLRSRIVGNGYEVLVDIAMPDTPHNRARYAQFVAQEVQIDGHIPHATIEAVEKIIAEGKRRAKLDNQNNSLTLRLRELGGLIRSAGDIAVLEGAKYITGDHINRALRRSRSVEEQIKERYGSYNKGLSKDVSSAQKERSGYYFETEHLDDSMFS; this is encoded by the coding sequence ATGGCCAAACAGAAACACGTCGAGACCTGGGAAGACGTCCAGGGAATGAAGTCGACCGCCGAGATCCTTCTGCCGAAGGACCCTCTTGACAGGGTCCTCGGTCAGGAGGAAGCCATCGAGCTGGCGAAGATCGCTGCCAAACAGCGCAGGCATCTGCTGCTCGTAGGTCCTCCCGGTACCGGTAAGTCGATGATCGCACGCGCACTGTCGATGAACCTTCCTGCACCTACGCAGGAGGTCCGTGTCGTCAAGAATCCCGAGAATCCTGAGAGGCCTCTGCTTTCCGTCCTCAGTGCGGAAGAGGTCCTCAAGGAGGAGGATATGAAATCAGCATCCATAGGCATTCTGCTGACGCCTGAACAGGCGCCTCCGTCCGTTGCCGAGCATTTGGGATACAGGTGTAAGTTCTGCGGAGGCTATTCGCTTCCTACAGACCTTTCCTGCCCCCATTGCAACCAGACCAAATTGGATGCGACAGCGAACAAGAGCAATCCCTTCCAGGATCTACTAAGCAACCTCGGTGGCATGTTGGACATGCCTATGCCTGAGATCACAGCCGGAAAAGAGAAGGTCACTACACGCGGAAGGAATGACGAACAGGTCATCTTTGAGCGTGCTGGCGACAAGGTCCGCATGCTGGATAAGGATGCCATCGAGAAGAGGGCCGAACTCCGCACCACTAGCAACGAGAAGGTCCTTGTGAAACTCAGGAGGAACCCATTCGTTCTGGCCACCGGTGCATCCGAGACAGAACTCTTGGGAGATGTCCGCCACGATCCTTACGGAGGTCATGAGAAACTCGGTTCCCCCGCATACGAGAGAATCGTTGCAGGTTCGATCCACGAGGCTCACGAAGGAGTTCTATTCATCGATGAGATCTCACACCTCAAGGACCTGCAGAGATACATCCTTACCGCTATGCAGGACAAGGTGTTCCCCATCACCGGTAGGAACCCCCAGTCAGCCGGAGCAAGCGTCAAGGTGGATTCTGTGCCTTGCGATTTCATCCTCGTAGCGGCCTGTAACATACAGGACTTGGAGAACATCCTCTCCCCGCTGAGGTCAAGGATCGTCGGAAACGGATACGAGGTCCTGGTGGACATAGCAATGCCTGATACCCCTCACAACCGCGCCAGGTACGCCCAGTTCGTGGCTCAGGAGGTCCAGATCGACGGACACATCCCGCATGCTACCATCGAGGCTGTCGAGAAGATCATCGCCGAAGGAAAGAGACGCGCCAAACTGGACAACCAGAACAATTCCCTCACTCTCAGACTGAGGGAGCTGGGCGGACTCATCAGGTCTGCCGGAGACATAGCCGTCCTCGAAGGTGCGAAGTACATAACCGGCGACCACATCAATCGTGCACTCAGGAGATCGAGAAGCGTCGAGGAGCAGATCAAGGAGCGTTACGGTTCCTACAACAAAGGTCTCTCCAAGGACGTATCCTCG